A stretch of DNA from Tribolium castaneum strain GA2 chromosome 7, icTriCast1.1, whole genome shotgun sequence:
caaaacatcatttttattCGCCCCTTTTTTAGGCGCGGGAGTTTTAAAATTCGGTTCTTCACTTTGATTTTCGGTCAAAGCCGCCCCTTTTTTCACCCCATCATCGACATAAATCCTAATTTTGGAGGTCGAAGGCGCCGGTGTTTTTTCCTCCTTCCTTGGACGCCCCCTCCGCCTAGGCTTGGCCGGGGTTTCCCCCTTTTTCTCCCCATCTTCTTCCTCATCGCTCAGGACGAACTCGAGCAACTTCGGCCTGATTCGGTAGTTGTCGGCATTGTCGGGAACAATAGTTGGCGACACTGTAACCGTGGACACTCGATTTTCGGGCGTTTTTACGCCggtgttaatatttttatccTCATCATCACTTTCAACTTGGAGTGTagttttttctgtttctttCTCGAACTCTACGATGTTTATTTCCTGGGCCAAGGCCTCGTAAGACAAGTATGGCAGTTTTGAGTGTAGAGGCTCCAGATTTTGTAACACAAtcttattcatttttttgccaCTTGAAATTTTGCCATGTTTAAGTGCACAGTTGGcccaatttatcaaaatgtAACAATATGTCTCGAGGAACGGTACTAGGTTCGGTACTAAATCAGGCGTGATTTTTTTGGCCCATTTTTTGGTAAAGTCCGAGtggttatttttgataaacttgTAAATAGTTATGGCAATCATGAAGCAATTCTTCGCTTGTGTTAATCTCCCTTCGTATAAAGCCAAAAGCCCGGCCaggaaattaattttgagGACGTTATCCCGATATTCATAAGATATACACTTGAAACACTCGCACGTCGCCTCGTGGCGCATGAAATCGGGAAGTTTGAAAGTGTCATTGCGGAAGATTGGCGACCCTGCATCGGTTGACTCTTGCACTTGCAGTTGTACCAACACATCACACAATTCGTCGATTTGTTTGTTCACATCAACGTCGTCGTATTTCAAACCGACAATGTCCGAAAATTCCCGAATCTTGACACGAGCGTCATCGAAGCGCATTGACATCACGTCAGCGTTGATTAGGTAAAATAAGACAGTGGCGGTGCGAAAAGGGAGTAACAGTTCCCGGGCGACACTGACCGAACTTTTGATCAAACTTCGGACCTCAAGCGGTAGCCGCAAGTTGGTGTACATTCGCgccaaaaattcgaaaacatCGAAAAAAATGCGCACGCCGAACGACGAGCACCGCGATTGCTTGAAATATTCGGTCGCCTTATCGCCTGCTTGATGTATTCGGACTATGGTGAATTTCGTGTGATCTTCCACGCCGTAGTGGCACGGCAACGACATAAACTTATGTTCGGTCAGAAAAACTTTCGCCATTAAAATATCACTAACAGTGCAAGTTTCTAGCAAGTTCTTCACTCGCTTGAATGCCGCATATGACGTTTGGAAGTCCGAATCGAAAAACGCCAAAgatttgcacaaaaaatagacGATAAGTTTGTTGTAGTTTTGTTCGGACTCGAGGCACTCGATGCAAGCGTCGGCCTCGTCGACTAAAGACCGAACGTAGGGTTGGGACGCGTCCGAACACTCGATGATGAAGCCGATGGATTCGACCTTTTCGGTCGGAGTTCGGGCCTGGCCGTGGGCCAGCTGCCAGGCCTCCAGGGCCTGGAGCGTGTGCCCCTGGAGTCGGAACTCGTGGCCGAGGTCGATCAAGAGTGCGTAGAAGCGTTCGGACCCTTTCGAGAACGTTCGGCACAAATCGAGCGACTTTTGCAAGTCTTTGagcatttttaaatagttactTAATTCCAAACATGAAAGTAGGTCGGAACCTGGTTCGGTCCCTTCGTCATTTAGCGTCCTCTCTAACTCCTCACAGTGCTTCCAAACTCGCGCTTTCACCTTGTATTTGTGCTTGAGGAAGTACAAGTGGGCCAGGGTCGGGCACGTTCGGACCTTTTCGAAGTTTGTGATAACTCGGTGTAGGATTGTTAGAAAAGTGTCATGAAACGGTAAATCCCCGCTTGTCCACACTTCGGTAATGAGCCGACCTGTTCGGACCGGGTCGGCCAATTGACTCAAATGGTCCAGGGCCGAACTCATGGAAACTTTACTTTGCCAGCGTTTCAAATAACCACGCAATTCCACTTCTAACAGTTCGATCTTTCGGTCTTTGTCCACACTTGGCGAAAGTTCGGACTTATCAAGGGCCGAAACTAGTGTCATTTCTTGCACGTTCGGAACATTTCGGTCCCTTGCCGCAACTTTCGCCAAAATCCAGCGCTGGATTTCGATTTTCGGATCGGAGCCGAAGAGAATGGCCAATGCGATGAAAGCCAAGCATTGTTCGAACTCTTGGCGTTTGAGGTGGTGGTCGGAGATGAGTTGGAGGGCCGCCACCACGTAGTTTTTGCCAATAATGGACGATTCGAGCGCCTGGTAGTCGTGGTACTTTTGGACGAACTTGCGCAAGTAGAGTACCGAAAGTTCCGAATCGTGTTTTTGGTTCAAATGGACGCCGATTGTGTACAAGTGCACACCCAAGGCGTACCAGAACTCCTTCCATTTGTCACTGTGTGATTTAAACGCGTCCAAACCGTCAATAAACGACT
This window harbors:
- the LOC103314438 gene encoding uncharacterized protein LOC103314438; amino-acid sequence: MAPKTVQFFVDQCLKSNFDHVCGLITTEKPKLDSSSAIKIINAICYACNQNLATPEKVNEVALERLLGLLLTSIDFTTDDNFESYLKSVFYILKLLEKKNVELILRLERLFLPPFKPLILTDKHIKFYKSICSALYNVIVRIVQGGPHKGAVSDLCHLLTRMCAKINNKPKLLETIHNCLVAYLILKIDPQTAFKFYKFSLNFITGVETSLFPQVVKNFDLIYNNLLKSGANDSASASYRLTIAKLEELFPGPEFQHLREIMRAVEGAPPTGAPLSRVSPDTPFITPVCEVIANVAATRLQLYKAKPEVWRAEAECHTTYFKFLGEVSVILGRFDKKGALRVLDTIASLGRLTIVGSDEIPKNYQLEVLTHLESFIDGLDAFKSHSDKWKEFWYALGVHLYTIGVHLNQKHDSELSVLYLRKFVQKYHDYQALESSIIGKNYVVAALQLISDHHLKRQEFEQCLAFIALAILFGSDPKIEIQRWILAKVAARDRNVPNVQEMTLVSALDKSELSPSVDKDRKIELLEVELRGYLKRWQSKVSMSSALDHLSQLADPVRTGRLITEVWTSGDLPFHDTFLTILHRVITNFEKVRTCPTLAHLYFLKHKYKVKARVWKHCEELERTLNDEGTEPGSDLLSCLELSNYLKMLKDLQKSLDLCRTFSKGSERFYALLIDLGHEFRLQGHTLQALEAWQLAHGQARTPTEKVESIGFIIECSDASQPYVRSLVDEADACIECLESEQNYNKLIVYFLCKSLAFFDSDFQTSYAAFKRVKNLLETCTVSDILMAKVFLTEHKFMSLPCHYGVEDHTKFTIVRIHQAGDKATEYFKQSRCSSFGVRIFFDVFEFLARMYTNLRLPLEVRSLIKSSVSVARELLLPFRTATVLFYLINADVMSMRFDDARVKIREFSDIVGLKYDDVDVNKQIDELCDVLVQLQVQESTDAGSPIFRNDTFKLPDFMRHEATCECFKCISYEYRDNVLKINFLAGLLALYEGRLTQAKNCFMIAITIYKFIKNNHSDFTKKWAKKITPDLVPNLVPFLETYCYILINWANCALKHGKISSGKKMNKIVLQNLEPLHSKLPYLSYEALAQEINIVEFEKETEKTTLQVESDDEDKNINTGVKTPENRVSTVTVSPTIVPDNADNYRIRPKLLEFVLSDEEEDGEKKGETPAKPRRRGRPRKEEKTPAPSTSKIRIYVDDGVKKGAALTENQSEEPNFKTPAPKKGANKNDVLANRTKVLTKTLRSSSQKVVEANEVRTSLFQDGGSTETCARKTRRQR